The genomic interval GGCATATATATGTGAAGTAGtatgttttaattaattcagtCTTGTTATTTAAAAGTTTCAAATTTTCTGTATTTTTTCTAAATTTTAATTAGAATTTCACTAATGGGACATAGGCTGTCTCAGCTCTGATATGTAACATTGGTAATGGGGCATATTATTTGTTTTGAGTTGGTGTTTTAaagtttatttccttttagtattttcctttaaaaaattatttaatgTTTTGAGATATTTTGAGTTCTGTTGCGAGATTTTGAAAAACGTCCATGAAGTTGCATTTGTGTTTTGAGTATAATCCTAAGTGGtgaattttctattttatattaagagtcggggtttagggtgttataTAGTGGTATCAGAGTTGGTCGATCTGTGTGGCTAGGTTTTGTGATTTTGTTTGTTTCCTAGTACACGATATATGTGTGAAACATTGTCGGTGCTCGTTTGTTTTTTTAGACAATTGCCAGCATGAGTGGGActgaaataagtgggggagaagctTCTGCTTCTTTGAGATGTTCTGGAGTGGGGAGTTGGTTATGTGTGCCTGTAATTGCAAGAATGCAAGTGGTTGGATGATGTTTTGTTGTTTCCCAAACCCGAAGAGAGTATGGATTTGAGATTCATGTCTTCCAGTCAAGTCGAGATGTCTTTGAGGGATAATGATCATATACTTGTAGTGTTCGCTTGTTTGAGAGTGGAGAGTGACGCAGAGGCTAGTAATATGTTGGTGGTGTGTGAATTTCCTGATGTTTTCCCTAAAGATAGTTGTGACTTGCCTCCGGAATAGGAGTTGAGTTCGCCAAAGATTTAGTACCTAGTACTAGAACTGTGTTGATGGCTCCATACAGAGAGTTTGTGTCAGAGTTGGGTGAGCTGAAGAGTCAATTAAAAGATATGTGTGAGAAGAGATTTTCAAACCAAGTCTTGGGGAGCTCCAATGTTATTAGTGAAAAAGAAAGGCGGCAATATGAGGTTGTGTGTTGACTATCGCCGGTTGAACAATGTCACTATCAAGAATAAATATCCTCTTTCTAGGATTGATGATCTTATGGATCATTCGTTCGAAGAATATGTATTCAACAAGATTGATTTGTGATCATATTATCACCAAATTCGAGTGAAGGATGAAGATATCCTTATGACTATGTTTAGGACATGATACGGTCACCATGAGTACACAGTGATGTTGTTCAGTGTGTCTAATGCCCTTGGGGTGTTTATGGGGTATATGAATATGATTTCTCTTCCCTAACTGGATTTGTTTgtggtagtgtttattgatgatattctGGTGTATTTAAATAAGACGAAGATCATGTTGTGCTTCAGTTTTTAAAAGAGAAGAGATTGTATGCCAAGTTATCCAAATGTGAGGTCTAGTTGCATGAAGTAAGTTTTCTCGTTCATGTGATTTACAGTGGTGGTATAGCGGTTGATCTTTCTAAGGTAGATATAGTGTTGCAGTTGGAAGCTCCTAAGTCAGTTACAGAGATCAGAAGTTTTCTGGTGTTGACCGGTTACTACATAAGATTTATCAAGGGCTTTTAAAAGTTAGATTTACCTTTAATCTAGTTGACTCAAAGGGTCAAGATTTTGTGTGGGATATCCAGTGTGAAAACAAATTCCATGAACTGAAGAAGAAATTGACGAAAATGCCAGTTTTAATATTACCACACATGAAAGAACCTTTTATGGTGTATTATAATGCATCCAAGATGGTATTAGGTGGTGTGCTTATGCATAATGGATAGGTGGTTGCTTATGTTTCACGACAACTGAAgattcatgagaggaactaccctACCCATGATTTAGAGTTGGAAATTGTAGTATTTGTGCTAAAGACATGGAGACATTATTTGTATGGCTCTAGGTTCGAAGTATTCATTGATCATAAGAATTTGAGATATTTGTTTGACCAGAAGGAgctaaatatgagacagagaagatggttaaAGTTTCTAAAGGActatgactttggtttgaactACCACCCCGGCAAAGCCAATGTTGTAGCGGATGCTATGAGTTAGAATTCCTTGCACATGTCAGCATTGATACCTAGAGAATTGGATTTAATCGAGCAATTCTTATACTAGAGATTGGTGTGCAAGGTAACTATTGATATTGTGAGATTGGGTACGCTGAAGCAGACTAATGGTTTTCTTTACGAGATCAAAGATGGTCAAAAGTTGGATGTATCTTTGATTGATCCTTTGTCATTAGTTAACCAAAGTGAAGATGAAGACTTCAAAGTTGACGAGAATGGGATCTTAAAGTTTCGAAATAGAGTTTGTGTACCCGGTGTGTCGGAACTTAAGAAGACGATTTTGGAGGAGAGTCACAAAAGTAACTTAAGTATTTATCCTGAGGCTACTAAAATGTACCAGGATCTCAACAAGACGTTTTGGTGTCCAGGAATAAAGAGAGATGTTGTGGAATTTGTTTATGCGTGTTTGACTTTTCAAAAGTCGtagattgagcatcagaagtcgtaTCGACTGATACAACCATTGGATGTTCCTGAATGGAAATGGGACAATATCTCAATGGATTTTGCTACTAGTTTAACAAATACTCCTAGAGGGTTTGATGCgatttgggtgattgtggatagattgactAAAGCGACACATTTCATCCCAATTAAGATCTATTTTTCATTACAGAAACTGGCTGAGATTTATATTGTTGTGATTATGAAGCTTCATTTTATTCCATCGAGTATTGTAACTGACAGAGACCTGAGATTCACAACCAGGTTTTGGGATGGTTTGCAGGAGGCATTGGGTATTAAGATGAGGTTGAGTTCTACTTATCATCCGTAGACAGATGGTCAAACTGAGAGAACTATCTAGTCTCTAGAGGACTTATTGAGGGCTTACGTCTTAGAGTAAGGAGGTGTTTGGGACTTTTTTCTGCCATTGATCAAATTTATGTACGATATAGCTACCATTGTAGTATTGGAATGAAACCATTTGAGGCTTTATATGTGATGAGGTATATGACTCCTCTATATTGGTATGAGTTTGGAGATAGTGTTGTACTTGGACCAGAGGTTGTACAACAGACTACTGAAAAGGTGAAGATGATCCA from Lathyrus oleraceus cultivar Zhongwan6 unplaced genomic scaffold, CAAS_Psat_ZW6_1.0 chrUn0319, whole genome shotgun sequence carries:
- the LOC127113364 gene encoding uncharacterized protein LOC127113364, with the protein product MSLRDNDHILVVFACLRVESDAEASNIGGIAVDLSKVDIVLQLEAPKSVTEIRSFLRLVCKVTIDIVRLGTLKQTNGFLYEIKDGQKLDVSLIDPLSLVNQSEDEDFKVDENGILKFRNRVCVPGVSELKKTILEESHKSNLSIYPEATKMYQDLNKTFWCPGIKRDVVEFVYACLTFQKS